The following coding sequences are from one Photobacterium angustum window:
- a CDS encoding phosphate ABC transporter substrate-binding/OmpA family protein, producing the protein MQKHSKFALFILVLGVMGLISYKFLQPHIDDHVYADTSDARNTKGVIKIGMDNWVGYYPLCSKEMRRLLRNEGYRLSCIDDGADYSQRMEGIANGELDFAVASVDAYITSGKVYRYPASIVAVIDESHGGDAIVANTDVVTSINDLKTNKSLSIGYTHDSPSEHLLSAISSHFDLNLFKSNNVKRVATAGSSDALSQLIEGKLDVAVLWEPDVSTALAEGNFETIISTDDTKNLIVDVLLANKAVIKNKPEILDRVLATYFKVLKYYRDNPNVLVQELESITDLPNTQVKQLLNGVRWIGLNDNVSAWFSQSQLLFDTIDSTITIINDTSATPQQWLPNNDPYRIIHSPPIQTVQQTLNDIALNEPSHRPVSEVFAALSAKQWAHMSEIGTLKTRPVIFSSGSERLTPNGQQQLNLTAESLSHYPNFRILVEGHTGLRGDKALNIELSAKRAKAVKSYLVNQLGFEASRIHAVGKGSDEPLIQLSGESQRRYANRLMRVEIALMSETY; encoded by the coding sequence ATGCAAAAGCATAGTAAGTTTGCTCTTTTTATTTTAGTGCTAGGGGTAATGGGGTTAATTAGCTATAAGTTTTTACAGCCCCATATTGATGATCATGTTTATGCTGATACATCGGATGCGCGTAATACCAAAGGTGTAATAAAAATAGGGATGGATAACTGGGTTGGCTATTACCCACTATGCTCTAAAGAAATGCGACGATTATTACGCAATGAAGGTTATCGTTTATCTTGTATTGATGATGGCGCTGATTACTCCCAACGTATGGAAGGTATAGCAAACGGTGAATTAGATTTTGCCGTTGCAAGTGTGGATGCTTATATTACATCTGGTAAAGTATACCGTTACCCAGCCAGTATCGTAGCTGTCATTGATGAGTCACATGGTGGCGATGCTATTGTCGCGAATACCGATGTTGTTACGTCGATCAATGATTTGAAAACGAATAAATCCTTATCGATTGGTTACACTCATGATTCACCCAGTGAACACTTACTGAGCGCGATATCTTCTCACTTCGATCTTAATCTTTTTAAATCTAACAACGTTAAACGAGTTGCGACTGCTGGCTCAAGCGATGCGTTATCACAATTAATCGAAGGCAAATTAGATGTTGCTGTATTGTGGGAGCCTGACGTGTCAACCGCGCTTGCCGAAGGTAATTTTGAAACCATTATTAGTACTGATGATACGAAAAACTTAATTGTTGATGTACTTCTTGCCAATAAAGCCGTGATTAAAAATAAGCCTGAAATACTTGATCGCGTATTAGCAACCTATTTTAAGGTACTTAAATATTATCGTGATAATCCTAATGTATTAGTTCAAGAGCTCGAAAGTATTACAGACTTACCGAATACTCAAGTTAAGCAGTTGCTTAACGGTGTACGATGGATAGGGCTCAACGACAACGTCTCTGCTTGGTTTAGTCAATCCCAGTTACTATTCGATACCATCGATAGCACTATTACAATTATCAATGATACATCAGCAACGCCACAACAATGGTTACCCAATAATGATCCTTATAGGATAATACATTCCCCTCCCATTCAAACTGTACAACAAACACTTAATGATATTGCTTTAAATGAACCATCACACAGGCCAGTTAGCGAAGTATTTGCTGCATTAAGTGCAAAGCAATGGGCACATATGAGTGAAATAGGCACGTTGAAAACCCGTCCAGTTATTTTCTCTAGTGGTAGCGAGCGACTGACACCAAACGGTCAGCAGCAACTTAATCTTACTGCTGAAAGTTTATCGCATTACCCGAATTTTCGAATTCTAGTTGAAGGTCATACGGGACTACGTGGTGATAAAGCTTTAAATATCGAGTTATCAGCCAAACGCGCAAAGGCAGTAAAAAGCTATTTAGTTAATCAACTCGGCTTTGAAGCCAGTCGTATTCATGCTGTTGGTAAAGGAAGTGATGAACCATTAATTCAATTAAGTGGGGAAAGTCAGCGCCGTTATGCCAATAGATTAATGCGCGTTGAAATTGCGTTGATGAGTGAAACTTATTAA
- a CDS encoding AMP-binding protein: MAQLLPNDMILQWAEERPTDIYLRQIINREFVDYTYADVADKALRLVSAFRALGIQPGERIALVSKNCAEWFICDLAMMLGSYISVPIFPTAGADTIEHCITHSDSKLVIIGKLDSPDAINSVTQTLSNIPTISFNYPGTPEGQYNFSTLIEQHAPSNERPAHTDDELMSIVYTSGTSGLPKGAMLTYGAFAWASHQIINHIGLGKTERLFSYLPLAHITERVYIFGSSIMSGLQVAFPESLDTFIDDVKMHRPTIFVSVPRLWTLFQQRIQEKLPPAKLNLLLKIPFISGLIKRKLADGLGLNEARVLGCGSAPVSAGLLRWYESIGLNITEAWGMTESFAYSTLNHPYRSDKVGSVGNAGPGVELKIAADDEILVRSKGLFAGYYNNDAATKESFDSEGWLHTGDIGFIDEDGYLTIQGRKKDTFKTAKGKFVSPVPIEKRLFELSNVEMMCLVGSGMPAPILLALPHHFPNFDRKRYEKRVHHVIETINRELESHAKIKGVLMIKEPWSIENGILTPTLKIKRHVLEQKYSDIGHDWPSDTLVRWEE; the protein is encoded by the coding sequence ATGGCTCAACTGCTACCCAATGACATGATCCTACAATGGGCAGAAGAACGTCCTACAGATATCTATCTTCGTCAAATTATAAACCGTGAATTTGTTGACTACACCTATGCAGATGTTGCTGATAAGGCATTGCGCCTAGTCAGTGCCTTTCGTGCGCTAGGGATCCAACCGGGTGAACGTATTGCACTCGTCTCTAAAAACTGTGCGGAATGGTTTATTTGTGATTTAGCCATGATGCTAGGTAGTTATATCAGTGTTCCTATTTTCCCAACCGCTGGGGCTGATACCATTGAGCATTGCATTACTCATAGTGACAGTAAATTAGTGATTATCGGTAAACTTGATAGCCCTGATGCCATTAATAGCGTCACACAAACGTTATCTAATATTCCGACGATTTCTTTTAACTACCCAGGTACACCCGAAGGGCAATATAATTTTTCTACTCTGATTGAACAACATGCACCAAGCAATGAACGTCCAGCACATACTGATGATGAATTAATGTCGATTGTTTATACATCAGGTACATCTGGGCTTCCTAAAGGCGCGATGCTGACTTATGGTGCTTTCGCTTGGGCATCACATCAAATAATCAATCATATTGGATTAGGTAAAACAGAGCGGTTATTTTCTTATCTCCCACTCGCACACATTACTGAGCGGGTTTACATTTTTGGTTCATCCATTATGTCTGGTCTTCAAGTGGCATTTCCTGAGTCTCTTGATACCTTTATCGATGATGTAAAAATGCACCGCCCTACTATTTTTGTTTCTGTCCCGCGTTTATGGACGCTTTTCCAACAACGAATTCAAGAAAAACTACCACCAGCCAAACTGAATCTGTTACTTAAAATTCCATTTATTTCTGGCTTGATAAAGCGGAAGCTCGCTGATGGTTTAGGGCTTAACGAAGCGCGAGTATTAGGCTGTGGTTCTGCTCCCGTTTCTGCGGGTTTATTACGTTGGTATGAAAGTATTGGCCTCAATATCACCGAAGCTTGGGGTATGACAGAATCTTTTGCCTATAGCACATTAAATCATCCATACCGTAGTGACAAAGTCGGTAGTGTTGGTAATGCAGGCCCAGGCGTTGAACTGAAAATTGCCGCAGATGATGAGATATTAGTACGTAGTAAAGGCTTATTTGCCGGTTATTACAATAATGATGCTGCAACCAAAGAAAGCTTTGATAGCGAAGGCTGGTTACATACCGGTGATATCGGTTTTATTGATGAAGATGGTTACCTCACCATCCAAGGTCGTAAGAAAGATACCTTCAAAACGGCTAAAGGGAAATTCGTCTCGCCCGTACCGATTGAGAAACGTCTGTTTGAACTTAGTAACGTAGAGATGATGTGTTTAGTCGGCTCTGGAATGCCAGCCCCTATTTTATTAGCACTCCCGCATCACTTCCCTAACTTTGATCGTAAACGTTACGAGAAACGCGTTCATCATGTAATAGAAACGATTAATCGCGAGCTAGAGTCTCACGCAAAGATCAAAGGTGTGTTAATGATCAAAGAGCCTTGGTCAATTGAGAATGGTATTTTAACACCAACCCTAAAAATTAAACGCCATGTACTCGAGCAAAAATACTCGGATATTGGACATGATTGGCCTAGCGATACATTGGTACGCTGGGAAGAATAA
- a CDS encoding cupin domain-containing protein, with amino-acid sequence MMNIFSQLPAKLDNEEFTDLLKTDSVRIERIVSQGHITPVDEWYDQSENEWVIVLEGRAEVSFTNGEIKRLEKGDHLYIPAHQKHRVSWTEPNILTIWLAVFFN; translated from the coding sequence ATGATGAATATTTTTAGTCAATTACCCGCTAAACTTGATAATGAAGAGTTTACCGACTTACTTAAAACCGATTCGGTACGAATAGAGCGCATTGTCTCGCAAGGACATATAACACCAGTAGATGAATGGTACGATCAATCTGAAAATGAATGGGTTATCGTATTAGAAGGAAGAGCTGAAGTCAGTTTTACCAATGGTGAAATTAAACGTTTAGAAAAAGGCGATCACCTTTATATTCCAGCTCACCAAAAGCACCGCGTAAGTTGGACAGAACCAAATATACTGACGATTTGGTTAGCGGTATTTTTTAATTAA
- a CDS encoding toxic anion resistance protein, translated as MAQENTTLIVATPDTVKQALDIPVSVPETHDKISTKVEETVSMLLAIGERDLTQQRDMTNLMTSLGEDSCRQLAQCSQLLKTPLHTLVDDAQDGGGTAKSLLDLQQQVNAVNPNRTDFTMGTIRRLLSFLPFVGTPIAKWFSRYQTAEGVIKDIVQSLRGGQAQLQRDNITLEADQIRYRELTFLLEDYVRFGQLLDEKVNQTIETAQNTETKVKFLQEQVLFPLRQRVMDLQQTLAVNQQAVITTEVIMQNNRELIRGVDRAINVTVSALETASVMSIALQHQKKLLDATQAVNDTTNDLILQTSEQLRDQGVSIQKQASESQLDISKLKQAFSNINAALNDISQYRVKALPQMAQSILEMDQLTEQMESRIKDAEKGKDIQQNLSQLIEL; from the coding sequence ATGGCACAGGAAAATACGACTCTTATAGTAGCGACGCCTGATACGGTAAAACAAGCCTTAGATATTCCAGTATCAGTTCCTGAAACTCACGATAAAATCAGTACGAAAGTAGAAGAAACCGTTTCAATGTTATTAGCTATCGGCGAACGTGATTTAACGCAGCAACGAGACATGACAAACTTGATGACCTCTTTAGGTGAAGATAGTTGTCGTCAGTTAGCTCAATGTAGCCAGTTATTGAAAACCCCATTGCATACGTTAGTTGATGATGCTCAAGATGGTGGTGGAACAGCAAAAAGCTTATTAGACTTGCAACAACAAGTGAATGCGGTTAACCCCAATCGTACTGACTTTACCATGGGCACGATACGACGTTTACTCAGCTTTCTTCCTTTTGTTGGAACCCCTATAGCGAAATGGTTTTCACGTTATCAAACGGCAGAAGGGGTGATTAAGGATATTGTGCAATCGCTTAGAGGCGGTCAAGCACAATTACAACGTGACAATATCACGCTTGAAGCCGATCAAATTCGTTATCGTGAGTTAACATTTCTGCTTGAAGATTATGTTCGTTTTGGTCAATTGCTTGATGAGAAAGTAAATCAAACAATCGAGACAGCCCAAAATACAGAAACCAAAGTTAAGTTTTTACAAGAGCAGGTGTTATTTCCATTACGTCAGCGTGTGATGGATTTGCAGCAAACATTGGCTGTTAATCAGCAAGCGGTGATTACCACTGAAGTTATCATGCAAAATAACCGCGAGCTTATTCGAGGTGTTGATCGCGCGATAAATGTGACGGTATCTGCGCTTGAAACAGCGTCAGTCATGTCGATTGCACTTCAACATCAGAAAAAACTATTAGATGCGACCCAAGCTGTTAATGACACTACTAATGATCTGATATTACAAACCAGTGAGCAACTTCGAGATCAAGGGGTCAGTATCCAAAAACAAGCTTCTGAGAGCCAATTAGATATCAGTAAGTTAAAACAAGCCTTTTCAAATATTAATGCTGCATTAAATGATATTAGCCAGTATCGAGTTAAAGCTTTACCGCAAATGGCGCAATCTATTTTAGAAATGGATCAATTAACCGAGCAAATGGAAAGCCGTATTAAAGATGCTGAAAAGGGCAAAGACATTCAACAGAATTTGTCTCAGTTAATTGAACTTTAA
- a CDS encoding TetR/AcrR family transcriptional regulator — protein sequence MPKRSKEDTEITIQTIMDAVIDQILTLGYDKMSYTTLSNQTGISRTGISHHFPKKQDFAHALDGRIYQLFVDKLDLTGDLAAFSASWSVALDDEKFRAILRLLFHHISSAETSHEFAHRGIERLFTLCEQRYGQQSIDELERLLGRSLIRLAR from the coding sequence ATGCCAAAGCGTAGTAAAGAAGATACAGAGATAACCATCCAAACGATTATGGATGCTGTAATTGATCAAATTCTTACCTTGGGTTACGACAAAATGTCATACACCACGTTGAGTAATCAAACAGGGATCTCTCGTACTGGTATTAGCCATCACTTCCCAAAGAAACAAGACTTTGCGCACGCACTTGATGGGCGTATCTATCAACTGTTTGTTGATAAGCTTGATTTAACAGGCGATTTAGCAGCATTTTCTGCAAGTTGGTCTGTTGCGCTTGATGATGAAAAATTCCGTGCTATTTTACGCTTACTCTTCCATCATATTTCTTCTGCAGAAACATCGCATGAGTTTGCACACCGTGGAATTGAACGCTTGTTTACTCTTTGTGAGCAGCGTTATGGTCAGCAAAGTATTGATGAATTAGAACGCTTATTAGGGCGCTCGTTAATTCGTTTAGCTCGATAG
- a CDS encoding vWA domain-containing protein, whose translation MRFIIYSCCLIAFAVVFFKPSSGVNSTGSKDSSAQINKTDASSGYGFDALKNDWPALNNDNALVSDNWLATNYLLIFDGSGSMDNTNCGNGQKKIVAAKQAIQTFINDIPNSANVGLYVFDNKDASLRVPLGNNNRATLKQAIYDVTAGGATPLKSSLDSSYAALERQASKQLGYGEYNVVIVTDGDASQGENPQPAINRIYRDSPVTIHTIGFCIGEQHALNAKGITYYQSANNPEKLLAGLKNVLAESAEFDVASFN comes from the coding sequence ATGAGATTTATAATTTATTCTTGCTGCCTTATTGCTTTTGCTGTGGTGTTTTTTAAACCGAGCTCTGGGGTTAACTCGACAGGATCAAAAGACAGTAGTGCACAGATAAACAAAACAGATGCATCAAGTGGATATGGATTTGACGCATTAAAAAATGATTGGCCAGCATTAAATAATGATAATGCACTCGTTTCCGATAATTGGCTGGCGACTAACTACCTACTAATTTTTGATGGTAGCGGTTCGATGGATAATACTAATTGTGGTAATGGGCAAAAGAAAATTGTCGCGGCAAAGCAAGCAATACAAACATTTATTAACGATATTCCTAATTCAGCCAATGTCGGGTTATATGTTTTTGATAATAAAGATGCGTCATTGCGTGTACCACTTGGCAATAATAATCGAGCGACATTAAAACAAGCGATTTATGATGTAACAGCTGGTGGTGCAACACCATTAAAAAGCTCTCTAGATTCGAGCTACGCAGCATTAGAGCGTCAAGCCAGTAAACAATTGGGTTATGGGGAATATAACGTTGTGATTGTTACCGATGGTGATGCAAGCCAAGGAGAAAATCCACAACCTGCGATTAATCGTATCTACCGTGACTCACCCGTTACCATTCATACCATAGGCTTTTGCATTGGTGAGCAACATGCGCTTAATGCAAAAGGGATCACCTATTACCAATCGGCTAATAACCCAGAAAAACTGTTAGCAGGGCTAAAAAATGTATTAGCAGAATCTGCAGAGTTTGATGTCGCTAGTTTTAATTAA
- a CDS encoding leucine-rich repeat-containing protein kinase family protein has protein sequence MHTLEQLRSGELAHISRLKISQQLTTFPLEILSLADSLEILDLTDNKLSQLPDDFAKLTKLRIVFMSNNCFTELPKILGACPNLEMIGFKSNQITTVDETSLPQKLRWLILTDNNIAQLPQSLGLRPRLQKLALAGNQLTELPTTMDQLHNLELIRLSANRLQTFPTQLLNLPKLAWLAFSGNDFNRHQQVKNTLPEVVPNDYTLQEVLGQGASGVISLAEWKNNTHQLAADIAVKVFKGEVTSDGYPQDELNACLKTGRHPNLVQSLAHVTDPKHLALVMALIPAHFKNLGLPPTFETCTRDTFPNGFTLTIEQITKIVSQMTNVIEHMQNQGVAHGDIYAHNVLFDEHANILVGDFGAASIYDDLPPEIQQQIKTIENRALGYFIEDLLSISESQDRTSSSYQTLSQQAHNYIQS, from the coding sequence TTGCATACGTTAGAACAACTACGCTCTGGTGAACTGGCGCATATTTCCCGACTAAAAATTTCGCAGCAATTAACCACATTTCCTCTCGAAATTCTTTCGCTAGCAGATAGTTTGGAAATCCTAGATTTAACGGATAACAAACTGAGCCAGTTACCTGACGACTTTGCCAAGCTAACCAAGCTACGCATTGTGTTTATGTCAAATAACTGCTTTACCGAGTTACCGAAGATCTTAGGGGCTTGCCCAAACTTAGAAATGATCGGTTTTAAATCAAACCAGATCACTACCGTTGATGAAACATCGTTACCTCAAAAACTGCGGTGGCTGATTTTAACCGATAATAACATCGCTCAATTACCACAAAGTTTAGGATTACGCCCTCGCCTACAGAAACTTGCATTAGCAGGTAATCAACTCACAGAATTGCCAACCACAATGGATCAACTACATAATTTAGAGTTGATCCGTTTATCTGCTAACCGCTTACAAACATTTCCAACTCAACTGCTTAATTTGCCAAAACTCGCGTGGCTGGCCTTTTCTGGTAATGATTTTAATCGCCATCAGCAAGTAAAGAATACATTGCCTGAAGTTGTACCGAATGATTACACGTTACAAGAAGTGCTAGGGCAAGGCGCATCTGGCGTTATTTCATTAGCCGAATGGAAAAATAATACCCATCAACTGGCAGCAGATATCGCAGTTAAAGTTTTTAAAGGTGAGGTGACGTCTGACGGTTACCCGCAAGATGAATTAAACGCTTGTCTCAAAACAGGTCGTCACCCAAACCTTGTACAATCATTAGCACACGTTACAGATCCTAAACATTTAGCGCTAGTCATGGCATTAATCCCTGCACACTTTAAAAACTTAGGCTTACCACCAACGTTTGAAACCTGTACGCGCGATACCTTTCCTAACGGCTTTACGTTAACCATTGAGCAAATCACAAAAATAGTGTCACAAATGACAAACGTGATTGAACATATGCAAAACCAAGGTGTGGCTCATGGTGATATTTATGCCCATAACGTCCTCTTTGATGAGCATGCCAATATTCTGGTTGGTGATTTTGGTGCAGCTTCCATTTACGATGATTTGCCTCCAGAAATACAGCAACAAATCAAAACCATAGAAAACCGAGCATTAGGTTATTTCATTGAGGATTTACTCAGTATTAGTGAATCACAAGATCGCACTTCATCGAGTTATCAAACACTCAGCCAACAGGCGCATAATTACATTCAGTCGTAA
- a CDS encoding ABC transporter substrate-binding protein codes for MAVLISTFAAAKPQYINPIPLAQLINTPVSKVNEQTFELPVITWGADINTIYANGSQSITSSNSLFSSYGLKFRLNRNDKFSDQLTNYLSGKTPYLRGTLGMVNAASDLLVSNPSVTPIIIHQLSWSSGGDALVVKPTIRTVADLKGKTIALQAYGPHVDYMGAVLKDAGLTPDDVTIKWLPDLTGTNNSPASALYENDVDAVFVILPDALALTSGGAVGTGSEDSVKGAKILMSTKTANRVIADVYAVRADYFNSHRSDVMNFVKALNSATDEVKVLFNNANAQNAKLTPLLSYSADLLLDSPDAIEDIKGLYADAEHLDINANKQLFSDMAYPRNITKVSKEIQTTLKRLGLTSASSLPQLANWDFTQLGADIEFNNKSRFNSERVASVVAKKQQQNSLADGELFSFEVAFQPNQNNFNSSLYQTEFKRVIELASTYGGAVITVEGHSDPLKYLRSKKKGETGVVLNRIKQSNRNISLSRAQSVKQSVLTYATDQGIALDASQFALVGHGFGNPKTGMCGNEPCAPATESEWRSNMRVVFRIIQLEAESDVFQPL; via the coding sequence TTGGCTGTATTGATTTCAACGTTTGCTGCAGCAAAACCCCAATATATAAATCCAATACCACTTGCCCAACTTATTAATACGCCAGTTTCAAAAGTTAATGAACAGACTTTTGAACTGCCAGTGATTACTTGGGGCGCAGATATTAATACGATTTATGCGAATGGTAGCCAATCGATCACCTCAAGTAATTCTCTTTTTTCTAGTTATGGACTGAAATTTAGATTAAATCGAAATGATAAATTTTCAGATCAGCTCACGAATTACCTATCAGGAAAAACGCCATACCTTCGCGGAACATTAGGGATGGTTAATGCTGCTTCTGATTTACTCGTCAGCAATCCTTCTGTTACCCCTATTATTATTCATCAATTATCTTGGTCATCAGGTGGTGATGCTTTAGTTGTTAAACCAACTATTCGTACCGTGGCAGATTTAAAAGGTAAGACGATTGCGCTTCAAGCGTATGGTCCGCATGTGGATTATATGGGAGCTGTATTAAAAGATGCAGGATTAACACCTGATGATGTCACCATTAAATGGTTGCCCGATCTTACTGGAACGAATAATAGCCCAGCCAGTGCGCTATATGAAAATGATGTCGATGCTGTATTTGTAATTCTACCTGATGCGTTAGCACTGACATCGGGGGGAGCTGTAGGTACTGGATCTGAAGATTCGGTTAAAGGCGCGAAGATATTAATGTCAACTAAAACGGCTAACCGAGTGATAGCGGATGTTTATGCGGTGCGAGCGGATTATTTTAATAGCCATCGCAGTGACGTAATGAATTTTGTAAAAGCGTTAAATAGCGCAACAGATGAAGTGAAGGTTTTGTTTAATAATGCGAACGCTCAAAACGCAAAATTGACACCGTTATTGTCTTATTCTGCTGATCTGTTGCTTGATTCTCCCGATGCAATAGAAGATATAAAAGGGCTTTATGCTGACGCAGAGCATTTAGATATTAACGCTAATAAGCAATTGTTTAGTGACATGGCGTACCCAAGAAATATTACGAAAGTCAGTAAAGAAATCCAAACGACGTTAAAGCGACTCGGTTTAACGTCAGCTTCCTCACTTCCTCAATTAGCAAATTGGGATTTTACCCAATTAGGTGCTGATATTGAGTTTAATAATAAATCACGTTTTAACAGTGAGCGTGTCGCTTCAGTGGTTGCAAAGAAACAGCAACAGAATTCATTGGCAGATGGCGAACTGTTTTCTTTTGAAGTCGCTTTTCAGCCTAATCAAAACAACTTTAATTCGTCGCTATATCAAACAGAGTTTAAGCGTGTAATTGAATTGGCCTCTACTTATGGTGGTGCGGTGATCACTGTTGAAGGTCACAGTGATCCTTTGAAATATTTACGCTCTAAGAAAAAAGGCGAAACCGGTGTGGTGTTAAACCGTATTAAACAATCCAACCGCAATATCAGCTTATCGCGTGCGCAAAGCGTTAAACAAAGCGTATTAACATACGCTACCGATCAAGGCATTGCTTTAGATGCGAGTCAGTTTGCTTTAGTTGGTCATGGTTTTGGTAATCCAAAAACAGGGATGTGTGGTAATGAACCTTGTGCTCCTGCAACTGAATCTGAGTGGCGATCAAATATGCGTGTCGTCTTTCGTATTATTCAGTTAGAAGCTGAATCTGATGTATTCCAACCTTTATAA
- a CDS encoding pyridoxamine 5'-phosphate oxidase family protein: MLSSTDRTTIKKNPNKAVFETEKLYQIIDESLLAHIAIEQNEQPIVIPMLVWRVDNNIYVHGAKNSRLIRALKKGKSCCLTFTLFDGWVLARSAFHHSAHYRSAMVFGQFDTIDDNQYKNALLNHFIEQIAPGRSECVRQGNEKELTATELLVMPLTEASVKIGCNGVNDDERDMDLSVWAGIIPYKTVIGPLQDDEKMASGIDQPDYSLAYGKRWYK, translated from the coding sequence ATGTTATCAAGCACAGATAGAACGACGATAAAGAAAAATCCGAATAAAGCCGTTTTCGAGACAGAAAAGCTCTATCAAATAATTGACGAAAGCTTACTTGCACATATTGCTATTGAGCAAAATGAGCAACCTATTGTTATTCCGATGTTGGTATGGCGAGTTGATAATAATATCTATGTCCATGGAGCTAAAAATAGCCGTTTAATTCGCGCGTTAAAAAAGGGGAAATCTTGTTGTTTAACATTTACGTTATTTGATGGTTGGGTACTTGCACGCTCTGCATTTCATCACAGTGCCCATTATCGCTCAGCAATGGTCTTTGGACAGTTTGATACTATTGATGATAACCAATATAAAAATGCGTTACTGAACCACTTTATTGAGCAAATCGCACCGGGACGAAGTGAATGTGTACGACAAGGTAATGAAAAAGAACTTACTGCGACGGAATTACTCGTGATGCCATTAACAGAGGCGTCAGTAAAAATTGGCTGTAATGGTGTGAATGATGATGAACGAGATATGGATTTATCCGTTTGGGCAGGAATTATTCCTTATAAAACGGTTATTGGCCCATTACAAGATGATGAGAAGATGGCAAGTGGAATCGATCAACCTGATTATTCTTTAGCTTATGGAAAACGATGGTATAAATAA
- a CDS encoding 30S ribosomal protein THX, translating into MAKGDMKTCKGKRRAHSHGNARLTTEGQRKHHQA; encoded by the coding sequence ATGGCTAAGGGCGATATGAAAACATGTAAAGGCAAACGTCGTGCACACTCACATGGTAATGCACGTTTAACGACAGAAGGTCAACGAAAGCATCATCAAGCATAA
- a CDS encoding L,D-transpeptidase family protein, giving the protein MFKKALLPLLVMFTAVTDAQAAYSYSTYPPAGTRTVDDVMKRYSPFVEPRIKRYFEQAGLSYPPQNIALFAMKEEMSVELWAEEKGKWSYVKRYNIEKISGKKGPKLREGDKQVPEGIYRVSLLNPNSRFHLSMKLDYPNAFDRKYAKLEGRTSPGSNIFIHGKQASTGCLAMGDYSIEELFLLAQRTGLDNIEVVISPHDPKKGKLLASVNQPFWTQILYRNIEQQARKFGR; this is encoded by the coding sequence GTGTTTAAAAAAGCGTTATTGCCATTATTGGTTATGTTCACCGCTGTTACTGATGCTCAAGCAGCCTATTCGTATTCAACTTACCCTCCCGCAGGTACACGAACCGTTGATGATGTAATGAAGCGTTACTCTCCTTTCGTTGAGCCACGGATTAAGCGTTATTTTGAACAAGCAGGTTTATCTTACCCTCCCCAAAATATTGCACTCTTTGCGATGAAAGAAGAAATGTCAGTAGAACTTTGGGCAGAAGAGAAAGGTAAGTGGTCTTACGTTAAGCGTTACAATATCGAGAAAATAAGCGGTAAAAAAGGACCTAAACTACGGGAAGGTGATAAACAAGTTCCTGAAGGTATTTATCGTGTTTCTTTATTGAATCCCAATAGTCGCTTTCACCTTTCGATGAAGCTAGATTACCCGAATGCTTTTGATCGTAAATATGCAAAATTAGAAGGCAGAACGTCTCCTGGTAGTAATATTTTCATTCATGGTAAACAAGCATCAACGGGCTGTTTAGCCATGGGCGACTATAGTATTGAAGAGCTATTTTTACTCGCTCAGAGAACAGGGCTAGATAATATCGAGGTGGTTATTAGCCCACATGATCCGAAAAAAGGGAAGCTGCTGGCGTCAGTGAATCAACCGTTCTGGACCCAGATCCTTTATCGTAATATTGAACAACAAGCGAGAAAGTTTGGTCGATAA